In one window of Frigoriglobus tundricola DNA:
- a CDS encoding PP2C family protein-serine/threonine phosphatase — MAVVLEYAGKTDIGRVRKNNEDQFLIADLTKQLRIVQTSVSGSQFGEWTTNSTAHLLAVADGMGGTAGGEIASGLAIETLSWYVARTMPWFYRYQDGREEDLECELVKAVQACQETVAETAAGSHFRRMSTTLTIAYVLWPRVYVVHAGDSRCYLHRGGRLMQMTKDHTVAQRSLEQGIMTAEQARASVLNNTLWNCIGGGGEGVSPDVYHATLQPSDELLLCTDGLTRRLSDDAIGSILKRASTPEVAAGALVGAANEAGGEDNITVVVARLRAALQSAVTPPDGVAVLQAV, encoded by the coding sequence ATGGCCGTAGTTCTGGAGTACGCCGGGAAAACGGACATCGGCCGCGTCCGGAAAAACAACGAAGATCAGTTCCTGATTGCGGATCTCACCAAGCAACTCCGCATCGTCCAAACCAGCGTCAGCGGATCGCAGTTCGGCGAATGGACCACCAATTCCACCGCCCACCTGCTGGCCGTGGCCGACGGCATGGGCGGGACCGCCGGCGGCGAGATCGCCAGCGGGCTCGCGATCGAAACGCTGTCCTGGTACGTCGCCCGGACGATGCCCTGGTTCTACCGCTACCAGGACGGCCGCGAAGAGGACCTCGAATGCGAACTCGTGAAAGCGGTCCAGGCGTGCCAGGAGACGGTCGCGGAGACCGCGGCCGGATCGCACTTTCGGCGGATGAGCACGACCCTCACCATCGCCTACGTGCTGTGGCCGCGGGTGTACGTCGTCCACGCGGGCGACAGCCGGTGCTACCTGCACCGCGGCGGCCGACTCATGCAAATGACCAAAGACCACACGGTCGCCCAGCGGTCTCTCGAACAGGGCATCATGACCGCCGAACAGGCACGGGCGTCCGTACTCAATAACACTCTCTGGAACTGCATCGGCGGGGGCGGCGAAGGCGTCTCCCCCGACGTCTACCACGCCACGCTGCAACCGAGCGACGAACTCCTCCTCTGTACGGACGGCCTGACCCGGCGCCTGTCGGACGACGCCATCGGCTCGATTCTGAAGCGCGCCAGTACACCCGAAGTCGCGGCCGGGGCGCTCGTCGGTGCCGCGAACGAAGCGGGCGGCGAGGACAACATCACGGTCGTCGTCGCCCGCCTGCGGGCGGCGCTCCAGAGTGCCGTCACCCCGCCGGACGGTGTCGCGGTGCTGCAAGCGGTGTAG
- a CDS encoding APC family permease: MALYDWLFGRPLATAEEEGERVGAAAGIPMLGLDALSSAAYGPEAALTILIVLGAGGTTYANPITLLIVILLALVYFSYRQTIAAYPNGGGSYTVAKENLGVGPGLLAAAALMIDYVLVVAVGVSAGVGALVSAAPELQPYTLTLCLVILGLIAAMNLRGARESGVALAVPTYLFIASLFGVIAVGLGKALASGGQPSPVVPPPVVPAATEAATWWLLAKAFASGCTAMTGVEAVSNGVAAFREPRVKNAQRTLTAIIVILAVLLLGIAYLCKAYGIGATEPGAAGYESTLSQLVGAVAGRGAVYYVTIASVLAVLCLSANTGFADFPRLCRAVALDGFLPNGFAHRGRRLVYTEGILVITVLSAVLLVAFDGVTDHLIPLFAVGAFLAFTLSQIGMVVHWLKHRPEGQSRAAAKWAAVVNGLGALGTGVALVVVLVAKFVEGAWVTVALVATLVALFVWVRRHYRSVAREVASTTPLAATNLNPPLVVVLVRGWSRVTRKALRMAMRLSPNVYALHIAADEQRLLALEEEWEKYVTAPCLAAGVAAPQLAVVTSPYRRLYGPLMEFIGDMVKTHPNRHIAVVVPELVERKWYHFLLHNQTAALIKGYLYFSGLERVVVVNVPWYLKGDEGAGEKAPA; encoded by the coding sequence ATGGCACTCTATGACTGGCTCTTCGGCCGCCCGCTCGCGACCGCGGAGGAAGAGGGCGAGCGGGTCGGCGCCGCGGCCGGCATCCCGATGCTCGGCCTCGACGCGCTCTCGTCCGCCGCGTACGGACCGGAAGCCGCGCTCACCATCCTCATCGTCCTCGGCGCCGGCGGCACCACGTACGCGAACCCGATCACGCTCCTGATCGTGATCCTGCTCGCCCTGGTGTACTTCTCGTACCGGCAGACGATCGCGGCGTACCCGAACGGCGGCGGATCGTACACGGTGGCCAAGGAGAACCTCGGCGTCGGCCCCGGCCTGCTGGCCGCGGCGGCGCTCATGATCGACTACGTGCTGGTGGTCGCGGTGGGCGTCTCCGCGGGCGTGGGCGCGCTGGTGTCCGCGGCCCCCGAACTCCAGCCGTACACGCTCACGCTCTGCCTCGTCATCCTGGGCCTGATCGCGGCCATGAACCTGCGCGGCGCGCGGGAGTCCGGCGTCGCGCTGGCGGTCCCCACGTACCTGTTCATCGCGTCCCTGTTCGGCGTGATCGCGGTCGGCCTGGGGAAGGCGCTCGCGTCCGGCGGGCAGCCGTCCCCGGTCGTTCCGCCGCCGGTGGTCCCGGCCGCGACCGAGGCGGCCACCTGGTGGCTGCTCGCGAAGGCGTTCGCCAGCGGGTGCACCGCGATGACGGGCGTCGAGGCCGTGAGCAACGGCGTGGCCGCGTTCCGCGAGCCGCGGGTGAAGAACGCCCAGCGGACGCTGACCGCGATCATCGTCATCCTCGCGGTGCTGCTGCTCGGCATCGCGTACCTGTGCAAGGCGTACGGGATCGGGGCGACCGAGCCGGGGGCGGCCGGCTACGAGAGCACGCTGTCGCAACTCGTCGGCGCCGTCGCCGGCCGCGGGGCGGTCTACTACGTCACCATCGCCTCCGTCCTCGCGGTGCTGTGCCTGTCGGCGAACACGGGGTTCGCGGACTTCCCGCGCCTCTGTCGGGCGGTCGCCCTCGACGGGTTCCTCCCGAACGGCTTCGCGCACCGCGGCCGGCGGCTGGTGTACACGGAGGGCATTCTTGTCATCACGGTGCTGTCCGCCGTGCTGCTGGTCGCGTTCGACGGCGTCACGGACCACTTGATCCCGCTGTTCGCGGTCGGCGCGTTCCTCGCGTTCACGCTGTCGCAGATCGGGATGGTGGTCCACTGGCTGAAGCACCGGCCCGAGGGCCAGTCGCGCGCCGCGGCGAAGTGGGCGGCGGTCGTGAACGGGCTCGGCGCGCTGGGCACCGGGGTCGCGCTCGTGGTGGTGCTGGTCGCGAAGTTCGTCGAAGGCGCGTGGGTCACGGTCGCCCTGGTCGCGACACTGGTCGCCCTGTTCGTCTGGGTCCGGCGGCACTACCGGTCGGTCGCGCGCGAGGTCGCGAGTACCACGCCGCTCGCCGCCACGAACCTCAACCCGCCGCTCGTGGTGGTGCTGGTGCGCGGGTGGTCGCGGGTGACGCGCAAGGCGCTGCGGATGGCGATGCGGCTGTCGCCGAACGTGTACGCGCTCCACATCGCGGCCGACGAACAGCGGCTCCTGGCGCTCGAAGAAGAGTGGGAGAAGTACGTGACCGCGCCGTGCCTCGCCGCGGGCGTGGCCGCCCCGCAGTTGGCGGTGGTCACCTCGCCGTACCGGCGGCTCTACGGCCCGCTGATGGAGTTCATCGGCGACATGGTGAAGACGCACCCGAACCGGCACATCGCGGTCGTCGTCCCGGAACTGGTGGAGCGGAAGTGGTACCACTTCCTGCTCCACAACCAGACCGCGGCGCTCATCAAGGGCTACCTGTACTTCAGCGGGCTGGAGCGCGTCGTGGTGGTCAACGTGCCGTGGTACCTCAAAGGTGACGAAGGAGCGGGGGAGAAGGCGCCGGCGTGA
- a CDS encoding DUF4118 domain-containing protein produces MPSAAVVRPWVEQATPGLIVLAAVSAATVLAHLPFFAGVGFPLFILFIGLIGREYGFRYALVATVLSAGVIDYYFLAPIHSLQIDSDVDLRGLCVFALIAVAICWLVARETSGASGVERERLLYPLPFAQKLERSAQCLDALLANTKRVAAFTLDAGGRITQWSLGAEEYTGVSTQAVVGKTLAAVYLPTADAQQVVARLDAAVRDEERAEVSLAVRRADRTCPIIRAHVFPLWQAAALSVFLGSPEVEDMGAVELGGYLILLNPDV; encoded by the coding sequence ATGCCTTCCGCAGCGGTCGTTCGCCCGTGGGTTGAACAGGCGACACCCGGACTGATCGTTCTGGCCGCGGTCTCCGCCGCAACGGTTCTCGCCCACCTCCCCTTCTTCGCTGGAGTGGGTTTCCCGCTATTCATTTTGTTCATCGGCCTGATCGGCCGGGAGTACGGATTCCGCTACGCGCTTGTGGCGACCGTCCTCAGCGCGGGCGTGATCGACTATTACTTCCTGGCCCCGATCCATTCCCTGCAGATCGATTCCGATGTCGATCTGCGCGGGCTCTGTGTCTTCGCCCTCATCGCCGTGGCAATCTGCTGGCTCGTAGCACGAGAGACCAGCGGCGCGTCCGGCGTCGAGCGGGAACGACTTCTGTACCCACTCCCGTTCGCACAGAAACTGGAACGAAGCGCCCAGTGCCTCGACGCCCTCCTCGCCAACACCAAACGGGTTGCGGCGTTCACCTTAGACGCCGGCGGCCGGATCACGCAATGGTCGTTGGGCGCGGAGGAATATACGGGGGTTTCGACCCAGGCTGTGGTGGGGAAAACGCTCGCGGCCGTCTACCTCCCGACCGCTGACGCGCAACAGGTCGTGGCGCGCCTGGACGCGGCGGTTCGCGACGAGGAGCGCGCAGAGGTCTCGCTGGCTGTGCGGCGCGCGGACCGAACCTGCCCGATCATTCGTGCCCACGTCTTTCCACTTTGGCAAGCCGCAGCACTCAGCGTTTTCCTGGGATCGCCCGAGGTCGAAGACATGGGGGCGGTCGAACTGGGGGGATATCTGATTCTCCTGAACCCGGACGTGTGA
- a CDS encoding outer membrane protein assembly factor BamB family protein yields the protein MRGFKVRLMSCGLLAALVAWAVTWGGHAVNGQPVAAQPAKPGGPAGKDDKKAKDDRSPEDENLPFAPPYERDARRRLEAARDYLNVKDPANIKWGEVCGFLQQILDSKSDSFFDVKYTAGGKTHVNRISVKTEANRIIATFPPEGLQFYQQSQGANAAALLDDAVKANYDIAILADLSQRYFHTRAGAEGTVLIATIYLERGNYVEAAYAFERLLPRKDVEDLLTPLTLFKACIAFKRSGDARHAELYKATLEKLDKVAKGGFQVRRTTYTSEKVRAELERPVDLIRASALVGEWAMRSGNPARAAVVDGGPPFLDAVFKTSQFYSGDDEANLWIKGELEKLFARDGKSPSARSVMLPGAFPVTTGDLLVFRGYDGVYGVATRDRVVGEHVVRAGDVRWRSKTTAGLHQLVEKDQPSDIDMARDVKNWWATYSSRTANVSSLLYENPLIGSLAHDGQNVYFVDDLAIPPPPVFSNPNFGIQAGPQFRNSGALANMVRAGRLAAVDLKSGSLKWELGRVEPMSTDANSPLPPPPPLPPFLTEEEADKTTDAFRLCLDAIFLSPPMPINGRLYVLVEQASCVRLLCLDPKNLVPVPGQTRKPALLWSQKLGKPNSALPQDSIRRYQGATLAASEGIIVCPTNSGVLVAVDIMSRSLLWAHAYRFVGPPARAEFDRQTGMPIMPRQLPDDRWRAAGPIISNGRVIVTAYDSDTLQCLDLRTGKVAWSVPRDPSDLYVAGVVNDRVLVVGKNSVKAYHLSGEDKATQKPKVAWDPVTIPTPTGHGAIGRNTLFVPVRQEAAGRDTVPAGEIWALNVETGQIGAKTAARKRNDTSEIAKYGIGNLVFQDGMVYSQSPWEVACYPQLELKIAEMDKRLAANPKDPVGLLARGELRLDDGKLKEAIADFKEAERNNLPQEKRPLLREKLYIAYTELLRSDFAAAEPFLTEYQALCEVPADAAETPEDAVRRDDETKRRKRLHYYLLARGRETQGRLGEAFDHYLALANLGEGKQLLPMPDEPNVNMRPDVWARGRIEAMIRRAATAEARRSLEARVHKEWEQVKGGNDLKKLREFVAVFGPYFDDGREAQFKLADALVATNNEADAREAQTHLSQLRVGAEDPVVRARATEALAQLMVKGRMMEDAVGLFLQLGKEYPDVVVRDGKTGADFLTALLTDKRLLPFLEPGRYPLPTRVRAEQREPQNNSNMGSRFEVEAPADLFPMFRRYRFALDQFVSGNGSWSLLGFDRVTGAERIRLSNMVAPNLYPSTPNPIPYSKFVQGTGHIVLVQLGMWVYCFDLAEKKELWQKNLLGDGQPAQFQPGINPNPQVEVTADGTCVVRFVDGFILTLGHSTVVQPGHIALLTRDGIECVEPLTRRVLWTRKGIADRTQIHGDARYIVLLETDDKHKPVSAKLLRAVDGMLVENAPDSAKVLAEARSYKLYGRTALLTSGTGDQPRVLRLYDLATGTDVWKKEFDAKAVPVTAPLNPEWTGFVKPDGTAEVYAVKTGELVTRLKIDEKNVAAQMKACVGAQVLADAERFYLILDRDPVAGSTNGTRPVHMYNYYMLRSQRVNGPIYAFDRGSGKRLWTYADVLENQWLALEQFNDMPVLIANAAVQRENNQVVHSVVVIEKERGRLVFDKPVIYNGQFFYNLTVDYKNGTINMNRPDMRIYIHPDEAKK from the coding sequence ATGCGTGGCTTCAAAGTGCGGCTGATGTCCTGCGGTCTGCTCGCGGCGCTCGTTGCGTGGGCCGTGACCTGGGGCGGGCACGCGGTGAACGGGCAGCCGGTGGCCGCCCAGCCCGCCAAGCCGGGCGGGCCGGCGGGCAAGGACGACAAGAAGGCGAAAGACGACCGCTCCCCCGAGGACGAGAACCTCCCCTTCGCGCCGCCCTACGAGCGCGACGCCCGGCGCCGCCTCGAGGCCGCCCGCGACTACCTCAACGTCAAGGACCCCGCGAACATCAAGTGGGGCGAGGTCTGCGGGTTCCTGCAACAGATCCTCGACTCCAAGAGCGACTCGTTTTTTGACGTGAAGTACACCGCCGGCGGCAAAACGCACGTCAACCGCATCAGCGTGAAGACGGAGGCGAACCGCATCATCGCCACCTTCCCGCCCGAAGGGCTCCAGTTCTACCAGCAGTCGCAAGGGGCCAACGCCGCCGCGCTGCTCGACGACGCCGTCAAAGCGAACTACGACATCGCGATCCTCGCCGACCTCTCGCAGCGGTACTTCCACACGCGGGCCGGGGCCGAGGGCACCGTCCTCATCGCCACCATTTACCTCGAGCGCGGCAATTACGTCGAAGCCGCCTACGCCTTCGAGCGGCTCCTGCCGCGCAAGGACGTGGAGGACCTGCTCACGCCGCTCACGCTGTTCAAGGCGTGTATCGCGTTCAAGCGGAGCGGCGACGCGCGGCACGCGGAACTGTACAAGGCGACCCTGGAGAAGCTCGACAAGGTCGCGAAGGGCGGCTTCCAGGTCCGCCGGACGACCTACACTTCCGAGAAGGTGCGGGCGGAACTGGAGCGCCCGGTGGACCTGATCCGCGCGTCCGCGCTGGTCGGCGAGTGGGCCATGCGGAGCGGCAACCCGGCCCGCGCCGCGGTCGTGGACGGCGGGCCGCCGTTCCTCGACGCGGTCTTCAAGACCTCGCAGTTCTACTCCGGCGACGACGAGGCGAACCTCTGGATCAAGGGCGAACTCGAGAAGCTGTTCGCCCGCGACGGCAAGTCCCCGTCGGCCCGGAGCGTGATGCTCCCCGGCGCGTTCCCCGTCACCACCGGCGACCTGCTCGTGTTCCGCGGCTACGACGGCGTGTACGGCGTCGCCACGCGCGACCGGGTGGTGGGCGAGCACGTGGTGCGGGCCGGCGACGTCCGCTGGCGGTCGAAGACCACCGCCGGGCTGCACCAGCTCGTCGAGAAGGACCAGCCCAGCGACATCGACATGGCGCGCGACGTCAAGAACTGGTGGGCCACGTACTCGAGCCGCACGGCGAACGTGTCCAGCCTCCTGTACGAGAACCCGCTCATCGGCTCCCTGGCGCACGACGGGCAGAACGTGTACTTCGTGGACGACCTCGCGATCCCCCCGCCGCCCGTGTTCTCCAACCCGAACTTCGGCATCCAGGCCGGGCCGCAGTTCCGCAACAGCGGCGCGCTGGCCAACATGGTTCGCGCCGGCCGCCTCGCCGCGGTGGACCTGAAGAGCGGCAGCCTGAAGTGGGAACTCGGCCGGGTGGAGCCGATGAGCACGGACGCGAACTCGCCCCTGCCGCCGCCCCCGCCGCTGCCGCCGTTCCTGACCGAGGAAGAGGCCGACAAGACGACCGACGCGTTCCGGCTCTGCCTCGACGCCATCTTCCTCAGCCCGCCGATGCCGATTAACGGCCGGCTCTACGTCCTGGTCGAACAGGCTTCGTGCGTCCGCCTGCTGTGCCTGGACCCCAAGAACCTCGTCCCGGTGCCCGGCCAGACCCGGAAGCCGGCCCTGCTGTGGAGCCAGAAGCTCGGCAAGCCGAACAGCGCGCTGCCGCAGGACTCGATCCGCCGCTACCAGGGCGCGACCCTCGCCGCCAGCGAGGGCATCATCGTGTGCCCGACCAACTCCGGCGTCCTCGTCGCGGTGGACATCATGTCCCGGAGCCTGCTCTGGGCGCACGCCTACCGGTTTGTGGGGCCGCCCGCGCGCGCCGAGTTCGACCGGCAGACGGGCATGCCGATCATGCCCCGGCAGTTGCCCGACGACCGGTGGCGCGCGGCCGGGCCGATCATCAGCAACGGGCGCGTCATCGTCACGGCCTACGATTCGGACACGCTCCAGTGCCTCGACCTGCGCACCGGCAAGGTGGCGTGGAGCGTGCCGCGCGACCCCAGCGACCTGTACGTTGCCGGTGTGGTGAACGACCGCGTCCTCGTCGTCGGCAAGAACTCGGTCAAGGCGTACCACCTGTCCGGCGAGGACAAGGCCACGCAGAAGCCCAAGGTGGCGTGGGACCCGGTCACCATCCCGACCCCGACCGGGCACGGGGCCATCGGCCGCAACACGCTCTTCGTCCCCGTGCGCCAGGAGGCCGCCGGGCGCGACACGGTCCCGGCCGGTGAGATCTGGGCCCTCAACGTCGAGACCGGCCAGATCGGCGCCAAGACCGCCGCCCGGAAGCGGAACGACACCAGCGAGATCGCCAAGTACGGCATCGGGAACCTCGTGTTCCAGGACGGCATGGTGTACTCGCAGTCGCCGTGGGAGGTGGCCTGCTACCCGCAGCTCGAGCTCAAGATTGCGGAAATGGACAAGCGGCTCGCGGCGAACCCCAAGGACCCCGTCGGGCTGCTCGCCCGTGGCGAGCTGCGCCTCGACGACGGCAAGCTCAAAGAGGCGATCGCCGACTTCAAGGAGGCCGAGCGGAACAACCTGCCCCAGGAGAAGCGCCCGCTCCTGCGCGAGAAGCTCTACATCGCGTACACCGAGCTGCTCCGCTCCGACTTCGCCGCGGCCGAGCCCTTCCTGACCGAGTACCAGGCGCTGTGCGAGGTGCCCGCCGACGCGGCCGAGACCCCGGAGGACGCGGTCCGCCGCGACGACGAGACCAAGCGCCGCAAGCGGCTCCACTACTACCTGCTCGCCCGGGGCCGCGAGACGCAGGGGCGGCTCGGCGAGGCGTTCGACCACTACCTCGCGCTCGCCAACCTCGGCGAGGGCAAGCAGCTGCTGCCCATGCCCGACGAGCCGAACGTGAACATGCGGCCGGACGTGTGGGCGCGCGGCCGCATCGAGGCGATGATCCGCCGCGCCGCCACGGCCGAGGCCCGGCGCTCGCTCGAGGCCCGGGTCCACAAGGAGTGGGAGCAGGTCAAGGGCGGGAACGACCTGAAGAAGCTCCGCGAGTTCGTCGCCGTGTTCGGCCCGTACTTCGACGACGGCCGCGAGGCCCAGTTCAAGCTCGCCGACGCGCTCGTGGCGACCAACAACGAGGCCGACGCCCGCGAGGCCCAGACCCACCTGTCCCAGCTCCGCGTGGGCGCCGAGGACCCGGTCGTCCGCGCCCGCGCCACCGAGGCGCTCGCGCAGCTCATGGTGAAGGGCCGGATGATGGAGGACGCCGTCGGCCTGTTCCTCCAGCTCGGCAAGGAGTACCCCGACGTCGTCGTCCGCGACGGCAAGACGGGCGCCGACTTCCTCACCGCCCTGCTCACCGACAAGCGGCTCCTCCCGTTCCTGGAGCCCGGCCGCTACCCGCTGCCGACCCGCGTCCGGGCCGAGCAGCGCGAGCCGCAGAACAACTCCAACATGGGCAGCCGGTTCGAGGTCGAGGCGCCGGCCGACCTGTTCCCCATGTTCCGCCGGTACCGGTTCGCCCTCGACCAGTTCGTGTCGGGCAACGGCAGCTGGAGCCTCCTCGGGTTCGACCGCGTCACCGGGGCCGAGCGCATCCGGCTCTCGAACATGGTCGCGCCGAACCTGTACCCGAGCACCCCCAACCCGATCCCGTACTCGAAGTTCGTGCAGGGCACCGGGCACATCGTGCTCGTGCAGCTGGGCATGTGGGTGTACTGTTTCGACCTGGCCGAGAAGAAGGAACTGTGGCAGAAGAACCTGCTCGGGGACGGCCAGCCGGCCCAGTTCCAGCCCGGCATCAACCCGAACCCGCAGGTCGAGGTCACGGCCGACGGCACCTGCGTCGTGCGGTTCGTGGACGGGTTCATCCTCACGCTCGGGCACTCCACCGTCGTTCAGCCCGGCCACATCGCCCTGCTCACCCGCGACGGCATCGAGTGCGTCGAGCCGCTCACCCGGCGGGTGCTGTGGACCCGCAAGGGGATCGCCGACCGCACCCAGATCCACGGCGACGCGCGGTACATCGTGCTCCTCGAGACCGACGACAAGCACAAGCCCGTGTCGGCGAAACTGCTCCGCGCGGTGGACGGGATGCTGGTCGAGAACGCCCCCGACTCGGCCAAGGTGCTCGCCGAGGCCCGGTCGTACAAGCTGTACGGCCGCACCGCGCTACTCACCTCGGGCACCGGCGACCAGCCGCGGGTGCTGCGCCTGTACGACCTCGCGACCGGCACGGACGTGTGGAAGAAGGAGTTCGACGCGAAGGCCGTGCCCGTCACCGCGCCGCTCAACCCCGAGTGGACCGGGTTCGTGAAGCCCGACGGCACCGCCGAGGTGTACGCGGTCAAGACCGGCGAACTGGTCACGAGGCTGAAGATCGACGAGAAGAACGTCGCGGCCCAGATGAAGGCGTGCGTCGGGGCGCAGGTGCTGGCCGACGCCGAGCGCTTCTACCTGATCCTGGACCGCGACCCGGTCGCCGGGTCCACCAACGGCACCCGGCCCGTCCACATGTACAACTACTACATGCTCCGCTCGCAGCGGGTGAACGGCCCGATCTACGCCTTCGACCGCGGCAGCGGCAAGCGGCTGTGGACGTACGCCGACGTGCTGGAGAACCAGTGGCTCGCGCTGGAGCAGTTCAACGACATGCCGGTGCTGATCGCGAACGCCGCGGTCCAGCGCGAGAACAACCAGGTCGTTCACTCGGTCGTCGTGATCGAAAAAGAGCGCGGCCGCCTGGTGTTCGACAAGCCGGTGATTTATAACGGCCAGTTCTTCTACAACCTGACGGTGGACTACAAGAACGGCACGATCAACATGAACCGGCCGGACATGCGGATCTACATCCACCCCGACGAAGCGAAGAAGTGA
- a CDS encoding radical SAM/SPASM domain-containing protein yields the protein MNPRIKRPQRTGLPRTFRPNYLSFAGTYQCNLSCPHCCVPIEWLDRLDISTAVRFLEQAHAAGIDTLGFTGGEPFLYSEFLEALTARAAQLGFRFDKLMTNGVWHRDAGHAEHVLSRLRDAGFTGKIGLSVDKFHGMDIEKLAEFCRVTRRVFDRDTVLSLSYASRSPEKGLEPIRRLAEALDGVVAWSDVLGRYMLVSDELTMTACWNHLATVERAEGLPGNPWDGTWFEEDYCEGPGQALIVNPRGEVKPCCGFASDLDQLTIGNIHTDSVEDIIAFAKRHPVVGTIFSKGLSALRDEILARDPNALPGATSNHCFFCWYALTRGLASGVSGGGGKVGDWTGTKANYAGEVIQLGVRR from the coding sequence GTGAATCCACGCATCAAACGGCCGCAACGCACCGGTCTTCCCCGGACGTTCCGCCCGAATTATCTCTCGTTCGCAGGTACGTACCAGTGCAACCTGTCCTGCCCGCACTGTTGCGTGCCCATTGAATGGCTCGACCGCTTGGACATCTCCACGGCAGTCCGTTTTCTCGAACAGGCGCACGCGGCGGGCATCGACACCCTCGGGTTCACGGGCGGCGAACCGTTCCTGTACTCCGAATTCCTGGAGGCACTGACGGCGCGGGCCGCGCAGCTCGGGTTCCGGTTCGACAAGCTGATGACCAACGGCGTCTGGCACCGGGACGCGGGCCACGCCGAACACGTCCTCTCGCGGCTCCGCGACGCCGGGTTCACCGGCAAGATCGGCCTCTCGGTGGACAAGTTCCACGGCATGGACATCGAGAAGCTCGCGGAGTTCTGCCGCGTGACGCGCCGCGTGTTCGACCGCGACACGGTGCTCTCACTCAGTTACGCGAGCCGCAGTCCGGAGAAGGGTCTGGAACCGATCCGGCGGCTGGCCGAAGCGCTGGACGGCGTGGTCGCGTGGTCGGACGTGCTGGGCCGGTACATGCTGGTGAGCGACGAGCTGACCATGACGGCGTGCTGGAACCACCTCGCGACCGTGGAGCGCGCGGAGGGCTTACCAGGTAACCCCTGGGACGGGACGTGGTTCGAGGAGGATTATTGCGAGGGGCCGGGCCAGGCTCTCATCGTGAACCCGAGGGGCGAGGTGAAGCCGTGTTGCGGGTTCGCCTCGGACCTCGACCAGCTCACGATTGGTAACATTCACACGGATAGCGTGGAAGACATCATCGCGTTCGCGAAGCGGCACCCGGTGGTGGGCACGATCTTCAGCAAGGGGCTGAGTGCGCTCCGCGACGAGATCCTGGCGCGCGACCCGAACGCGCTGCCCGGTGCCACGAGCAACCACTGTTTCTTCTGCTGGTACGCGCTGACCCGCGGGCTCGCTAGTGGGGTGAGCGGCGGTGGCGGGAAGGTGGGCGACTGGACGGGCACGAAAGCGAACTACGCCGGCGAGGTCATTCAACTCGGCGTCCGGCGGTAA